AGTTTTTTTCAAAAATACCTCCATAATTCTAATACTTACTAACTATGACTTTCTTTAACTTTTTCACTACGTATAATGAAAGAGAGTGGGGGCTCCGCCCTGAACCCGTTTTAAAATTCAAAACCTCGTTTTTATAAAATTTCTCATTTCCAAAGTTTCTGCCTAACTACAAATTTTTTACTTCTTTGCTAAGCTTAACGAAACAAGAGAGGGCTGTGCCCTGGACCCATTTTAAATTCAAAACCTCGTTTTTATAAAATTTCTCATTTCCAAAGTTTCTGCCTAACTACAAATTTTTTACTTCTTTGCTAAGCTTAACGAAACAGGAGAGGGCTGTGCCCTGAACTCATTTTAAATTCAAAACCTCGTTTTTATAAAATTTCTCATTTCCAAAGTTTCTGCCTAACTACAAATTTTTTACTTCTTTGCTAAGCTTAACCAAACAGAGAGGGCTGTGCCATGAACCCATTTTAAATTCAAAACATTCCCATTTATGAAGCATCTAAGTATTTAAAAACCTCTTCCAGCAGAGCGGAAGAGGTTTTAATTTCTTTTAATCCTCTCCTTATCTCCCAGAACTTCTGCAGGATTTGGCACCGTTGTATAATAGAATATTATACAGGTTGCCGTGGTTTCACAGGGCCAGTCCCTCCACCACTCTCGATAAGGATATAAACTTTTAATCTTTACAATCAAGATTCTTCCAAATTCTATATTATTTTTGATAATTTTTTATAACTACTATGTTAAAACTTATATTTTTATAAAACGCATTCAAAAGTTATTATTTCCTTTATGGTATAATATATTTGGCTTTTTGAGATAACAAAAAAGGAGGATGAATTTCCATGAATGGCACCATAAAAATTAGTGATAAAGTTTATTATGTTGGGGTTAATGATCGAGATACCTATCTTTTCGAAAGTTTATGGCCACTTGAAAAAGGTGTAAGTTATAATTCTTATCTAATTTTAGACGAAAAAACTGCTTTGATAGATACAGTTAAAGAAACTAAAATGAGTGAATTTTTTAACAAAATAAGATCTCTTTTAAATGGAAAATCACTTGATTATTTAATAATTAACCATATGGAACCTGATCATTCAGGCTCTATACCAGAACTTTTACATGAATTTCCTAACATTAAAATTATTGGAAATAAAACAACTTTTCAATTCTTAGAGAACTTATATAAGATTCACGATAATTTTCAAGAAATTAAAGATGAAGACGTTTTAGATTTAGGTCAACATAAGTTAAAGTTTTATCTTACCCCTATGGTACATTGGCCCGAAACCATGATGACTTACGATCAAACTGATAAAATATTATTTGCTGGTGATGCATTTGGAGGATTCGGCACTTTAGATGGCGGAATATTTGATGACGAAGTTAAAATAGATTTTTTTGAAGATGAAATAAGAAGATATTTTTCTAATATAATCGCAAAATACTGTCCAATGGTACAAAAAGCTTTAAACAAATTAAGAGACGCCAATATAGAAATAAAAATTATATCCTCTACACATGGCCCAGTGTGGAGAAAAGATCCAAACAGAATAATCACTTTATATGACAAATGGAGCAAATATGAAACTGAAAAAGGTGTTGTCATCGCTTATGGTTCTATGTATGGAAATACCGAAGAAATGGCAGATTACATAGCAAGAAAATTAGCAGAAGAAGGAATAAA
The genomic region above belongs to Petrotoga sp. 9PWA.NaAc.5.4 and contains:
- a CDS encoding FprA family A-type flavoprotein, translated to MNGTIKISDKVYYVGVNDRDTYLFESLWPLEKGVSYNSYLILDEKTALIDTVKETKMSEFFNKIRSLLNGKSLDYLIINHMEPDHSGSIPELLHEFPNIKIIGNKTTFQFLENLYKIHDNFQEIKDEDVLDLGQHKLKFYLTPMVHWPETMMTYDQTDKILFAGDAFGGFGTLDGGIFDDEVKIDFFEDEIRRYFSNIIAKYCPMVQKALNKLRDANIEIKIISSTHGPVWRKDPNRIITLYDKWSKYETEKGVVIAYGSMYGNTEEMADYIARKLAEEGIKEIKVMDVSKTHISHIINEIWRYKGLILGSCTYNQGLFPYMESLVQWLAHNNIKNHVLGIFGTYGWSGGGVSTLVKYNEQMKWPLVYQPVEARLSAKIEDFKKLDELAKAMAKEINS